Proteins encoded by one window of Glycine soja cultivar W05 chromosome 15, ASM419377v2, whole genome shotgun sequence:
- the LOC114386982 gene encoding probable E3 ubiquitin-protein ligase LUL4, whose protein sequence is MGISWSGNSRRRNNYLQNRPPPPSYYYPPESHPPPPPPPPPPPQSQGYFLPSTTPYAPPPPLPPPPGPPQSHSISFYYNSNPNSYGTPTLAPRFHYQHYYQPHPSACPAPRPASTTPPPYVDHQTAKKIRNYVNVHKDTLRLEVDDHNPDHHLLSFVFDAVYDGSITILYFAKEEEKCRFVPLYPDAFQPVRIPFQKGVGQKFAQPSGTGIDLGFFELDDLSKPSPGEDVFPLVICAETSLKTTSEDETPGDSLLDASPHMQITQGILEKSNGAGPFLIKVVKQILWIDGVRYELRELYGIGNSSTDDFDDNDPGKECVICMTEPKDTAVLPCRHMCMCSECANALRQQSNKCPICRQPIEELIEIKVNNGDQ, encoded by the exons ATGGGTATCTCGTGGAGTGGCAAcagcagaagaagaaacaattaCCTCCAAAACCGACCACCACCCCCTTCTTACTACTACCCTCCTGAATCCCACCCTCCTCCTCCGccaccgccaccaccaccaccgcaGTCTCAAGGCTACTTTCTCCCTTCAACAACCCCCTACGCCCCTCCCCCTCCCTTGCCTCCACCACCAGGTCCTCCCCAAAGCCACTCAATTTCGTTCTATTACAACTCCAACCCCAATTCCTACGGCACTCCCACTCTCGCCCCTCGATTTCACTACCAGCATTACTACCAGCCCCATCCCTCCGCGTGTCCCGCCCCTCGTCCCGCCTCCACCACTCCTCCGCCCTACGTCGACCACCAGACCGCCAAGAAGATAAGGAACTATGTCAATGTCCACAAAGACACCCTGCGCCTCGAGGTCGACGACCACAACCCCGATCACCATCTTCTTTCCTTCGTTTTCGATGCTGTCTACGATGGCAG CATTACTATCTTATACTTTgccaaggaagaagaaaaatgtagGTTTGTTCCATTATATCCTGATGCATTTCAGCCGGTCAGAATCCCCTTTCAGAAAGGAGTTGGCCAGAAATTTGCTCAGCCTTCTGGAACAGGAATTGACCTAGGCTTCTTTGAGTTGGATGATCTTTCAAAGCCCTCACCCGGAGAAGATGTCTTTCCTCTTGTAATATGTGCTGAAACAAGTTTGAAAACTACCTCAGAAGATGAAACTCCTGGTGATTCCTTGCTAGATGCATCCCCTCACATGCAAATAACTCAAGGTATCTTAGAGAAAAGTAATGGTGCTGGTCCATTCCTAATAAAAGTAGTTAAGCAGATTTTGTGGATTGATGGTGTTCGTTATGAGTTGAGAGAGTTATATGGAATAGGAAACTCATCCACAGATGATTTTGATGACAATGATCCTGGGAAGGAGTGTGTCATATGCATGACTGAACCAAAGGATACTGCTGTCTTACCTTGTCGACATATG TGTATGTGCAGTGAGTGTGCAAATGCTCTTCGACAACAATCCAATAAATGCCCTATATGCCGGCAGCCTATTGAGGAACTTATAGAGATCAAGGTGAACAATGGTGATCAAtga